AAACAGTGAATTGTATGCGCAATAATATTGTGCATGCTAATTTGATATATCATTATGCAATGCATATGTATGATGTTGCGGGTATTTATACGTTGGGCTCTCAACCTAAATCGTACGTAACTGAAAATTGTGTTTATGGTATTTATAAACCGGGCTATGTACATGATCCTAAACATTGGTTTTATTTGTATACGGATGAAGGATCTTCCTTTATTACTGTAAAAGATAATTGGACGGAAGGAGAGAAATTTTTGCAAAATGCCAACGGACCGGGCAATATTTGGGATAATAATGGTCCTATGGTGAATGATTCCATCAAAAAAAAGGCGGGGCTTGAAGAAAAATTCCAATATCTGAGGAATAAATAATTCTCAATGTTTTAATGAAACGATGTAATTGTGATAAGATTTTGAACGAATGTTTCAAATTACAAAAAGATAAATTGTCTTAGAATTGATTATAAGATCTTATGAAGAAAAAATTATTAATGTCTCTTTTTGGGGTTGTTTTTGCATTTCCTTTATTGGCACAAACATGGATTTGGTATCCTGGAGATTATGAATTGTGGTTAGGTAATAAAATGAATAATCGCCGTACAGAGCGAGGTGCTTTTTTCCCTCCTTTTTGGAAAATGGATAGTCATTATGTTCTTGTGGAGTTTAGTAAGAAAGTTGACCTGCAACAACCTGAAGAGATTGAAATATGGGCTGAGGGACAATACAATGTGAAATTGGACGGAAAACTTCAGTTTGGCTCTCCTAAAAAGATTATGCTAACTGCAGGTAAGCATAGTTTAAATATTAAGGTACATAATCAATTAACTCCTCCTTCCATTTTTGTTAAAGGTAATACGATTCATTCTGATTCTTCGTGGAAAGTTACTTTTGAGGATAAAGAATGGATTGATGAAAGCGGTAAAGCTAGTGATACTTCGACTACGATCTATATGGATGCGGGCTGCTGGAATTTTGATATGCCTGAGCAATTGCCATCTCACTATAAACTTGCATTAAAAAAACAGGAAGCTGTGAAGATTAAAACAACAACTGCTTCTATTGCAACGAAATCTTCTTCTCTTGTTTCAAATGTCTATTCAATGAAAGATATTGGTGAGTTATTTGACTTCGGAAAAGAAACTTTTGGTTATGTTACTCTTCAGGGATTAGAAGGAATAGGTAATATAAATATCTATTACGGAGAGAGTCCGGAAGAGGCTCAGGATACTGCTTATTGTGAAACACTGGATAAATTACAACTCACCGGATCGGCAGTTATCAACTTGGCTACTGGTATTTCATCTCCTTTGAAGGGAAATTATACAGTGAGTAATAGTAAAGCCTTTCGTTATATTTATATCACGAAAGACAAAAGTGTGAAGGTTGATAAGGTTAGCATGCTTTATGAATACATGCCTGAAGAATATCGAGGAAGCTTTCGATGTAATGATCAAGAGATTAATCATATATGGGATGTAGCAGCTTATACAATGCATCTCACTACTAGAGAATTTTTTATTGACGGTATCAAAAGAGATCGTTGGGTTTGGAGTGGAGATGCTATTCAAAGCTATCTGATGAATTACTATCTCTTTTTTGATAAAGAGGAAGTAAAACGAACAATTTGGCTATTGCGTGGTAAAGATCCTGTTACGAGCCATATTAATACCATCATGGATTATACTTTCTTTTGGTTTTTGAGTGTATATGATTACTATATGTATACCGGAGATAAACATTTTGTGAAACAACTCTATCCGCGTATGCAGAGCATGATGGATTATGTACTGCAACGTACGAATAAAGATGGTATGGTTGAAGGGCTGGCAGGAGACTGGGTCTTTGTTGATTGGGCAGATGGCTATATGGATAAAAAAGGTGAATTATCTTTTGAACAAGTATTGTTCTGCAAAAGCTTGGAGACAATGTCACTTTGCGCTGCTTTGGTAAATGATACAAATGAAGAAAGTAAATATTTTGCTTTGGCATCTGCATTGAGAGAGAAGTTGCAACCTGCTTTTTGGAATACAAAAAAACAGGCATTGGTACATAACAGAGTGAACGGGAAGCAGAGTGAAGCAATTACTCGTTATGCTAATATGTTTTCTGTCTTTTTCGATTACATGACTCCTCAGCAGAAGCAAGCTGTTAAGCACTCTGTCTTACTCAATGATAGCGTTATGAAAATTACCACTCCTTATATGCGTTTCTATGAACTTGAGGCTCTTTGTGCTATGGGTGAGCAGAAGGCAGTCATGGATGAGATGAAAGCTTATTGGGGAGGTATGCTTTGTGAAGGTGCCACTTCTTTTTGGGAGAAATATAATCCGACAGATAAAGGTAAACAACATTTGGCTATGTATGGCCGCCCTTATGGAAAAAGCCTTTGTCACGCATGGGGAGCTAGTCCCATTTATTTATTGGGAAAATATTATTTGGGAGTTTCTCCGGTGAAAGAAGGATATAAAGAATTCTCTATTAAACCTGTTCTCGGTGGATTGAGATGGATGGAAGGAGATGTTCCTACTCCAAATGGTAAGATTCATGTGTATATGAACAATCATTGTATTAAGGTAAAGGCTGACGAAGGTAGTGGCTATTTATACATTGTAAGTAAGCGTAAACCTACTGCTTCTATAGGGGAAATTGAAAAAATAGCTAAAAATACTTATCGCTTGTGGATAGATACGAGAGATGAGCTTATTGTAAAATATTAGATTATAAGTAGAATACTTATTATTTTGTAGCTTGGTGCGTTGGTTGCTTATAATCAACGTATCAAGCTATTTTATTTAAAAAAATAGTTTTAATTCTCTATCCTCTTATTGTGATCGTTAAGTAAATTGATAAAGACAAAGATATCTATAACTCGATCTATTTGTCTGTGAATTAAGTAATAAGTGCTACTTTGTGTTTAGTAATATTGCTCAAAAAGTATATATTTGTAATCTTAATGATCATAAACACTGTAATATGAAAATCACAAATTTATTGAAACTACATCAACTGATTCTATTCCTTTGTCTTCTGCCAATGATAATGATGGCTCAGGAAGCTTATAAAAATCCAAAGTTGACACCTGAAGAACGAGCAGAAGATCTTTTACCACGACTCACGTTAGAGGAGAAGGTGGGGCTAATGCAAAATTCTTCCATTGCTATACCGCGATTAGGCATTAAAGCCTATGATTGGTGGAGCGAAGCTCTTCATGGCATTGCACGTGCTGGTAAAGCAACTGTTTTCCCTCAGGCTATTGGTATGGCAGCATCCTTTGATAAAGATCTTCTTTATCAGGTGTTTGACGCCGTTAGTGATGAAGCTCGCGTTAAGTATCGTCAATTTAGCAGTGCCGGACAACGTGGTCGTTATCAGGGGTTGACTGTTTGGACTCCTAATATAAATATCTTCCGAGATCCACGCTGGGGGAGAGGACAGGAAACATATGGTGAGGATCCTTATCTTACTAGCCAGATGGGACAAGCAGTCGTTCATGGATTGCAGGGAGATCCTAATGCGAAGTATGATAAATTGCATGCTTGTGCTAAACATTTCGCTGTGCATAGCGGGCCGGAATGGAACAGACATACTTATAATGCAGAAAACATTTCTCCTCGTGATTTATGGGAGACTTATCTACCGGCTTTTAAGGATTTGGTTCAAAAAGCAGATGTAAAAGAAGTTATGTGTGCGTATAATCGTTTTGAAGGAGACCCTTGTTGCGGTTCAAATAGACTTCTTATGCAAATTCTTCGTGATGAGTGGGGATACAAAGGCTTGGTAGTCAGTGATTGCGGAGCTATTGGCGATTTTTATAATCCAATACCTAGAGGACATGGAACTGATCCGGATGCTAAACATGCTTCTGCAAAAGCAGTAATGAGTGGAACTGATGTGGAGTGCGGAGGAAGTTTTAGAAGTTTGACTGATGCTGTGAAAGCCGGAATCATAAAAGAGGATAAGATCAATACATCAATTTTGCGTTTGCTTAAGGCTCGTTTTGAATTAGGCGAAATGGACGATCCTTCATTGGTTCCTTGGATGAGCTTGAAAGATGAAGTGATTAACAGCCCAAAGCACCAGCAGTTGGCTTTGAAAATGGCCCATGAGAGTATGACATTACTGCAAAATAGAGATCATATTTTACCTCTTTCAAAGAATCTTAAGATAGCTGTTATGGGGCCTAATGCAATGGATTCTGTGACTATGTGGGCAAACTATAACGGACTTCCTTTTCATACTGTTACTATTTTGGAAGGGTTAAAAAACAAAATATCTGCAAATCAACTTATCTATGAACAAGGATGTGGGCATACAGAGTCTAAGAGACTTTTGAGCTTATTTGAAGAGTGCTCTTTGGGTGGGAAACAAGGATTTGAAGCTACCTATTTTGGTAATACTGCATTTGAAGGAGATCCAATTGCAAAAGATTGGGTCAGTACTCCCTTCAATTTTAATGCAGCAGGTGGAACGGTGTTTGCCCGTGATGTACCTTTGACAAACTTTTCGGCTCGTTATCATTCTGTTTTTACTCCCAAAGAAGCAGGAGATGTCTGTTTGTATCTGAACCTTGTAGGTGGATATAGCCTATATATAAATGGGGTAAAGCAGAATAGCGGACGAAGTATCGGATTTCCTACTAATGTATATACTATTAAAGCGGAAGTGGGTAAGTCATATGACATTCGTTTGGATTATAGTGTTCGTAATGATGGAATGCTCGTTTTCAACATAGCCAAAGAAGTGGATGCTGATTTAGATAGGAGTGTTGCTGCTGTAAAAGATGCGGATGTCGTGATCTTTGTGGGTGGTATCTCTCCGAAGCTTGAAGGAGAAGAGATGTCTGTTAAAGTAGAAGGCTTTAAGGGAGGGGATCGCACTAATATTGAATTACCCGCTATTCAGCGAACTCTGCTTAAAAAAATACATGATGCAGGGAAAAAAATAGTTTATGTGAATTGCTCAGGCTCCGCTATTGGTTTGAAACCGGAAACAAAGACTTGTGATGCTATACTTCAAGCATGGTATCCTGGGCAGGCTGCCGGAACAGCTGTTGCTGATGTACTTTTTGGAGATTATAATCCGGCTGGTCGCTTACCTGTTACTTTTTATGAAAATGTTGATCAACTACCCGATTTTGAGGATTATAACATGAAGGGACGTACCTATCGTTACTTCAAAGGCAAAGCTCTTTTCCCGTTTGGTTATGGACAAAGCTATACTACTTTTGCTTATGGGGAAGGAAAATTGTCTAAATCGACCATAAAATCTGGAGAGAATGTTTGTTTGGATATTCCTGTTACCAACACAGGAAAGATGGATGGAGATGAAGTTGTGCAGATTTACATTAGTTGCCCGTCGGATATGGAAGGACCAATAAAAACGTTGCGTGGCTTTAAGCGTGTTTCCCTTAGAGCAGGGGAAACCAAACATGTAGACTTTGAACTTTCAAAGGAAGACCTTCAATGGTTTGATACAGCAACTAATACGATGCACTGCCTGCCGGGAGAATATAAATTACTTTATGGAGCTAGCTCTGCGGATACTGATTTGAAAGAGCTGAAGCTTATAATAGAAGAGTAGTTCCTTTGACTCAGAAGGTTTTTAAATCTCTCATATTATATGTGGCTGTTTAAAAAATCCACAAAATGAAGAATGAACTGCACTCCTAAAGTTTTGTGTCTAACTTTAGGAGTGCAGTTCACATATTGTAGCGAGGGTGCTTTCGTCAAATAAGGACTCTTGGGAATATTATTCTGCTTTTATTTCACCAATGATTTGCGAAGTATAAACTTGTTCAACATTAGGATATGCTGATTGGAATTTTTCTTTTAAATCTTCTCCAAATTGATATAGTCGGTATTGAACTGACTTGCTTGTTGGTTCGTTGTATATCGTCTGTATAAAAGTTCTATCTGAATCTTTATAGTGCATATGGTACGCTATGTAAAAGTAACTACCATCCTCCTGCTTTATGATTTCTCTTGCAAAAGTACCTTCTATTACTTCATTACTCTCTTTGTCGGGGTAGATGAAAATGCTACCTTCGAACTTTTCCGGATTATCAAGCTTGGTATACACGAACTTGTAGCTTCCTCCAACCTTAACGGGAATGGTTGCCAAAGCTTTTTCTTTCAGCTCTTTTTGGGCGCCTACTGTCATATTATCGCCGATAACAGTAGCGTCTAATTTGGCTATAGTGATTCTTTCTGTTTCATAAGATATGATAACTTTTAAGATATAGGATTTTCCTGATTGGTCTTTTATTGTTACTGTTGCATCTCCAACACCTAATGGTTCGAATAAAAT
This is a stretch of genomic DNA from uncultured Bacteroides sp.. It encodes these proteins:
- the xyl3A gene encoding xylan 1,4-beta-xylosidase, with the translated sequence MIMMAQEAYKNPKLTPEERAEDLLPRLTLEEKVGLMQNSSIAIPRLGIKAYDWWSEALHGIARAGKATVFPQAIGMAASFDKDLLYQVFDAVSDEARVKYRQFSSAGQRGRYQGLTVWTPNINIFRDPRWGRGQETYGEDPYLTSQMGQAVVHGLQGDPNAKYDKLHACAKHFAVHSGPEWNRHTYNAENISPRDLWETYLPAFKDLVQKADVKEVMCAYNRFEGDPCCGSNRLLMQILRDEWGYKGLVVSDCGAIGDFYNPIPRGHGTDPDAKHASAKAVMSGTDVECGGSFRSLTDAVKAGIIKEDKINTSILRLLKARFELGEMDDPSLVPWMSLKDEVINSPKHQQLALKMAHESMTLLQNRDHILPLSKNLKIAVMGPNAMDSVTMWANYNGLPFHTVTILEGLKNKISANQLIYEQGCGHTESKRLLSLFEECSLGGKQGFEATYFGNTAFEGDPIAKDWVSTPFNFNAAGGTVFARDVPLTNFSARYHSVFTPKEAGDVCLYLNLVGGYSLYINGVKQNSGRSIGFPTNVYTIKAEVGKSYDIRLDYSVRNDGMLVFNIAKEVDADLDRSVAAVKDADVVIFVGGISPKLEGEEMSVKVEGFKGGDRTNIELPAIQRTLLKKIHDAGKKIVYVNCSGSAIGLKPETKTCDAILQAWYPGQAAGTAVADVLFGDYNPAGRLPVTFYENVDQLPDFEDYNMKGRTYRYFKGKALFPFGYGQSYTTFAYGEGKLSKSTIKSGENVCLDIPVTNTGKMDGDEVVQIYISCPSDMEGPIKTLRGFKRVSLRAGETKHVDFELSKEDLQWFDTATNTMHCLPGEYKLLYGASSADTDLKELKLIIEE
- a CDS encoding GH116 family glycosyl hydrolase → MKKKLLMSLFGVVFAFPLLAQTWIWYPGDYELWLGNKMNNRRTERGAFFPPFWKMDSHYVLVEFSKKVDLQQPEEIEIWAEGQYNVKLDGKLQFGSPKKIMLTAGKHSLNIKVHNQLTPPSIFVKGNTIHSDSSWKVTFEDKEWIDESGKASDTSTTIYMDAGCWNFDMPEQLPSHYKLALKKQEAVKIKTTTASIATKSSSLVSNVYSMKDIGELFDFGKETFGYVTLQGLEGIGNINIYYGESPEEAQDTAYCETLDKLQLTGSAVINLATGISSPLKGNYTVSNSKAFRYIYITKDKSVKVDKVSMLYEYMPEEYRGSFRCNDQEINHIWDVAAYTMHLTTREFFIDGIKRDRWVWSGDAIQSYLMNYYLFFDKEEVKRTIWLLRGKDPVTSHINTIMDYTFFWFLSVYDYYMYTGDKHFVKQLYPRMQSMMDYVLQRTNKDGMVEGLAGDWVFVDWADGYMDKKGELSFEQVLFCKSLETMSLCAALVNDTNEESKYFALASALREKLQPAFWNTKKQALVHNRVNGKQSEAITRYANMFSVFFDYMTPQQKQAVKHSVLLNDSVMKITTPYMRFYELEALCAMGEQKAVMDEMKAYWGGMLCEGATSFWEKYNPTDKGKQHLAMYGRPYGKSLCHAWGASPIYLLGKYYLGVSPVKEGYKEFSIKPVLGGLRWMEGDVPTPNGKIHVYMNNHCIKVKADEGSGYLYIVSKRKPTASIGEIEKIAKNTYRLWIDTRDELIVKY